A window from Ramlibacter pinisoli encodes these proteins:
- a CDS encoding lytic transglycosylase domain-containing protein yields MKALRVAFAGLALALAAAGAARADVWGYVDRNGVAHFAAEKLDERYELFYRGGESYDTADGLPDRTPRPVAVPTSSTSRLIAYFEVSPAYKQVKHHLREASLTHGIDYELLQALIATESGFDAAAVSPKGAVGLMQLMPATAERYGVSGDRRIPLDRKLTDPLTNIRIGSRYLRYLLDLYPGNLELALAAYNAGEGAVQRAGGRVPGFRETQNYVKTVLQLYTMLKPPSVAARPAPARVRAELSPVRGGAAGRGNLPLDARTGPPAAMGAGPMPEAGAAAGDHRDLSTTP; encoded by the coding sequence ATGAAGGCGCTGCGCGTCGCGTTCGCCGGCCTGGCGCTGGCCCTTGCCGCGGCCGGTGCCGCGCGGGCCGATGTCTGGGGCTACGTCGACCGCAACGGCGTGGCGCACTTCGCCGCCGAGAAGCTGGACGAGCGCTACGAGCTGTTCTATCGCGGCGGCGAGAGCTACGACACCGCCGACGGCCTGCCGGACCGCACGCCGCGGCCGGTGGCGGTGCCCACCTCGTCGACCTCCCGCCTCATCGCCTACTTCGAGGTGTCGCCGGCCTACAAGCAGGTCAAGCACCACCTGCGCGAGGCCTCGCTCACCCACGGCATCGACTACGAGCTGCTGCAGGCGCTCATCGCCACCGAGTCGGGCTTCGATGCGGCCGCCGTGTCGCCCAAGGGGGCGGTGGGCCTGATGCAGCTCATGCCCGCCACGGCCGAGCGCTACGGCGTCTCCGGCGACCGCCGCATCCCGCTGGACCGGAAGCTGACCGACCCGCTCACCAACATCCGCATCGGCTCGCGCTACCTGCGCTACCTGCTGGACCTGTATCCCGGCAACCTCGAACTCGCCCTGGCCGCCTACAACGCCGGCGAGGGTGCCGTGCAGCGCGCCGGCGGCCGGGTGCCGGGCTTCCGCGAGACCCAGAACTACGTCAAGACCGTGCTGCAGCTGTACACCATGCTCAAGCCGCCGTCGGTAGCCGCCCGGCCGGCGCCGGCCCGGGTGCGGGCCGAGCTGTCGCCCGTGCGCGGCGGCGCCGCCGGCCGCGGCAACCTGCCGCTGGACGCCCGGACCGGGCCGCCCGCCGCCATGGGCGCCGGCCCGATGCCGGAGGCAGGCGCTGCCGCCGGCGACCACCGAGACCTTTCGACGACACCGTGA
- a CDS encoding GNAT family N-acetyltransferase: protein MSRVRLRPTMQSDLDYVLTLENDPANLPFIIPWERTQHEAAIRFPDFRHFIVEAGEGLDAAGFLILIGCRSRNQSLELKRMVVQAKGQGIGRAALRVAKKIAFDDLGAHRFWLDVRTHNVRAKGLYDTEGFVQEGLLRESVRGADGWESLVVLSMLQAEFAERRAAGLELPA, encoded by the coding sequence ATGAGCCGCGTCCGCCTGCGCCCCACCATGCAGAGCGATCTCGACTACGTGCTGACGCTCGAGAACGACCCTGCCAACCTGCCGTTCATCATCCCCTGGGAGCGCACCCAGCACGAGGCCGCGATCCGGTTTCCCGATTTCCGGCACTTCATCGTCGAAGCCGGCGAGGGCCTGGACGCGGCCGGCTTCCTCATCCTGATCGGCTGCCGCAGCCGCAACCAGTCGCTCGAACTCAAGCGCATGGTGGTGCAGGCCAAGGGCCAAGGCATCGGCCGCGCCGCCCTGCGGGTGGCCAAGAAGATCGCCTTCGACGACCTGGGAGCGCACCGCTTCTGGCTCGACGTGCGCACCCACAACGTGCGCGCCAAGGGCCTGTACGACACCGAAGGCTTCGTGCAGGAAGGCCTGTTGCGCGAGTCGGTGCGTGGCGCCGACGGCTGGGAGTCGCTGGTCGTGCTGTCGATGCTGCAGGCCGAGTTCGCCGAGCGCCGCGCCGCCGGGCTGGAGCTGCCCGCATGA
- a CDS encoding DNA topoisomerase IV subunit B: protein MASRPSTVPDYSEGSIRVLKGLEPVKQRPGMYTRTDNPLHIVQEVLDNAADEALAGHGKRIRVTLHADGSVSVEDDGRGIPFGLHPEEKAPVIELVFTRLHAGGKFDKGKGGAYSFSGGLHGVGVSVTNALAKRLEVTSHRDGQVASIVFSGGDVIEDLKLRKAGEGDRRQGTTVRVWPDAKYFESSQLPLAELAHLLRSKAVLMPGVAVYLANEKTKETQSWQYKGGLRDYLMQTLPADPVIPLFEGEGYADSNETFAEGEGAAWCVAFTDEGAPVRESYVNLIPTSAGGTHESGLRDGLFNAVKSFIELHSLQPKGVKLLPEDVFARASYVLSAKVLDPQFQGQIKERLNSRDAVRLVSSFVRPALELWLNQHVDYGRKLAELAIKAAQSRQKAGQKVEKRKGSGVAVLPGKLTDCESKEISHNEVFLVEGDSAGGSAKMGRDKECQAVLPLRGKVLNTWEVERDRLFANTEIHDIAVAIGVDPHGPNDTPDLSGLRYGKVCILSDADVDGSHIQVLLLTLFFRHFPKLIETGHVYVARPPLFRVDTPARGKKPAGKQYALDEGELTAILDKLRKEGVKENAWTISRFKGLGEMSAEQLWETTLNPDTRRLLPVSVGKVDPAATENLMMRLMGKGEAAARRELMELHGDAVEIDI from the coding sequence ATGGCAAGCCGACCGTCCACCGTCCCCGACTACTCCGAAGGATCCATCCGGGTCCTGAAGGGCCTCGAGCCCGTCAAGCAGCGACCGGGCATGTACACCCGCACCGACAACCCGCTGCACATCGTGCAGGAGGTGCTGGACAACGCCGCCGACGAGGCGCTCGCCGGCCACGGCAAGCGCATCCGCGTCACCCTGCACGCCGACGGCTCGGTCAGCGTCGAGGACGACGGCCGCGGCATCCCGTTCGGCCTCCATCCGGAGGAGAAGGCCCCGGTCATCGAGCTGGTGTTCACCCGCCTGCACGCCGGCGGCAAGTTCGACAAGGGCAAGGGCGGCGCCTACAGCTTTTCCGGCGGCCTGCACGGCGTGGGCGTCTCGGTCACCAACGCGCTGGCCAAGCGGCTGGAAGTCACCAGCCACCGTGACGGCCAGGTCGCCAGCATCGTGTTCTCCGGCGGCGACGTCATCGAGGACCTGAAGCTGCGCAAGGCCGGCGAGGGCGACCGCCGCCAGGGCACCACGGTGCGGGTCTGGCCCGACGCCAAGTACTTCGAGTCCAGCCAGCTGCCGCTGGCCGAGCTGGCCCACCTGCTGCGCAGCAAGGCGGTGCTGATGCCCGGCGTGGCGGTCTACCTGGCCAACGAGAAGACCAAGGAGACCCAGAGCTGGCAGTACAAGGGCGGCCTGCGCGACTACCTGATGCAGACCCTGCCGGCCGACCCGGTGATCCCGCTGTTCGAGGGCGAGGGCTACGCCGACAGCAACGAGACCTTTGCCGAGGGCGAGGGCGCGGCCTGGTGCGTGGCGTTCACCGACGAGGGCGCGCCGGTGCGCGAGAGCTACGTCAACCTGATCCCCACCAGCGCCGGCGGCACGCACGAGAGCGGCCTGCGCGACGGCCTGTTCAACGCGGTCAAGAGCTTCATCGAGCTGCACTCGCTGCAGCCCAAGGGCGTCAAGCTGCTGCCGGAGGACGTGTTCGCCCGCGCCTCCTACGTGCTGTCGGCCAAGGTGCTGGATCCGCAGTTCCAGGGCCAGATCAAGGAGCGCCTCAACTCGCGCGACGCCGTGCGGCTGGTCTCCAGCTTCGTGCGGCCGGCGCTGGAGCTGTGGCTCAACCAGCACGTGGACTACGGCCGCAAGCTGGCCGAGCTGGCCATCAAGGCGGCCCAGTCGCGCCAGAAGGCCGGCCAGAAGGTCGAGAAGCGCAAGGGCTCGGGCGTCGCGGTGCTGCCGGGCAAGCTCACCGACTGCGAGAGCAAGGAGATCTCGCACAACGAGGTCTTCCTGGTCGAGGGCGACTCGGCCGGCGGCAGCGCCAAGATGGGCCGCGACAAGGAATGCCAGGCCGTGCTGCCGCTGCGCGGCAAGGTGCTCAACACCTGGGAGGTCGAGCGCGACCGCCTGTTCGCCAACACCGAGATCCACGACATCGCGGTGGCCATCGGCGTCGACCCGCACGGCCCGAACGACACGCCCGACCTGTCCGGCCTGCGCTACGGCAAGGTCTGCATCCTGTCGGACGCCGACGTCGACGGCTCGCACATCCAGGTGCTGCTGCTGACCCTGTTCTTCCGCCACTTCCCCAAGCTGATCGAGACGGGCCACGTGTACGTCGCCCGCCCGCCGCTGTTCCGGGTCGACACGCCGGCGCGCGGCAAGAAGCCGGCCGGCAAGCAGTACGCACTCGACGAGGGCGAGCTGACGGCCATCCTGGACAAGCTGCGCAAGGAGGGCGTCAAGGAGAACGCCTGGACCATCAGCCGCTTCAAGGGCCTGGGCGAGATGAGCGCCGAGCAGCTGTGGGAGACCACGCTCAACCCCGACACGCGCCGCCTGCTGCCGGTCAGCGTCGGCAAGGTCGACCCCGCCGCGACCGAGAACCTGATGATGCGGCTCATGGGCAAGGGCGAGGCCGCCGCCCGCCGCGAGCTGATGGAACTCCACGGCGACGCGGTGGAGATCGATATCTGA
- a CDS encoding MFS transporter: MPSAPLSLRQVLVCGAAVVTLSMGIRHGFGLWLQPITQAQGWTRETFAFALAIQNLAWGCFGIFAGMVADRFGAFRVLVGGSILYALGLAGMALSPTPLVFSLTAGVLIGAAQAGTTYAVVYGIIGRQVDPARRSWAMGVAAAAGSFGQFLMVPVEGFLISSLGWQQSLLALGAVVLLVTPLALGLREPGFGGAHAPRREQTIGQALREAFKYPSFQLLMAGYFVCGFQVVFIGVHMPSYLKDKGLSPQVASYALALIGLFNVFGTYIAGSLGQRMAKRKILAFIYLARAVAIAAFLWAPLSPLSVYVFAATMGLLWLSTVPPTNATVAQIFGVAHLSMLGGFVFFSHQIGSFMGVWLGGLLYDRTGSYDIVWWISIALGVFACLVNLPVREAPILRQPAAQPA, encoded by the coding sequence ATGCCTTCCGCCCCCCTTTCCCTGCGCCAGGTCCTGGTCTGCGGCGCCGCCGTCGTCACGCTCTCCATGGGCATCCGCCACGGCTTCGGCCTCTGGCTGCAGCCGATCACCCAGGCCCAGGGCTGGACGCGCGAGACCTTCGCCTTCGCCCTGGCGATCCAGAACCTGGCCTGGGGCTGCTTCGGCATCTTCGCCGGCATGGTGGCCGACCGGTTCGGCGCCTTCCGGGTGCTGGTGGGCGGCAGCATCCTGTATGCGCTGGGGCTGGCGGGCATGGCGCTGTCGCCGACGCCGCTGGTGTTCTCGCTCACCGCCGGCGTCCTGATCGGCGCCGCCCAGGCCGGCACGACCTACGCAGTGGTCTACGGGATCATCGGCCGGCAGGTCGACCCGGCCCGGCGCTCGTGGGCGATGGGCGTCGCCGCCGCGGCCGGTTCGTTCGGCCAGTTCCTGATGGTGCCGGTGGAGGGCTTCCTGATCAGCAGCCTCGGCTGGCAGCAGTCGCTGCTGGCGCTGGGTGCGGTGGTGCTGCTCGTCACCCCGCTGGCCCTGGGCCTGCGCGAACCCGGCTTCGGCGGCGCCCACGCGCCCCGGCGCGAACAGACCATCGGCCAGGCGCTGCGCGAGGCGTTCAAGTACCCGAGCTTCCAGCTGCTGATGGCCGGCTACTTCGTGTGCGGCTTCCAGGTCGTGTTCATCGGCGTCCACATGCCCAGCTACCTGAAGGACAAGGGCCTGTCGCCCCAGGTGGCCAGCTACGCGCTGGCGCTGATCGGCCTGTTCAACGTCTTCGGCACCTACATCGCCGGCTCGCTCGGCCAGCGGATGGCCAAGCGCAAGATCCTGGCCTTCATCTACCTGGCCCGCGCGGTGGCCATCGCCGCCTTCCTGTGGGCGCCGCTGTCGCCGCTGTCGGTCTACGTGTTCGCCGCCACCATGGGCCTGCTGTGGCTGTCCACGGTGCCGCCGACCAATGCCACGGTGGCCCAGATCTTCGGCGTCGCCCACCTCTCCATGCTGGGCGGCTTCGTCTTCTTCAGCCACCAGATCGGCTCCTTCATGGGCGTCTGGCTCGGCGGCCTGCTGTACGACCGCACCGGCAGCTACGACATCGTCTGGTGGATCTCCATCGCCCTGGGCGTGTTCGCCTGCCTGGTCAACCTGCCGGTGCGCGAGGCGCCCATCCTGCGGCAGCCGGCCGCCCAGCCGGCCTGA
- a CDS encoding SDR family oxidoreductase codes for MTIYVITGASDGIGAELARQLAARERGGATLVLAARSADRLADVAAQCEAQGAQALAVPTDVSREADCRALVDTAAQRFGGIDVLVNNAGVSAHALFEEVGADDLHWYQDLMAINLWGSVWCTHAALPHLKASRGRIVAVSSLAGLVGVPGRTAYSASKFAMTGFFEALRTELKAAGVTVTIAYPGVVATETRRRGWNAQGRPAGRSGLKEDAAMPVDVCARLILEGLLERRREVVMTARGKLGRFLKLLAPGKVEDMALAALAAEAGSR; via the coding sequence ATGACTATCTACGTGATCACCGGCGCCTCCGACGGCATCGGTGCCGAACTGGCGCGCCAGCTGGCCGCGCGCGAGCGCGGGGGCGCCACCCTGGTGCTGGCCGCCCGCAGCGCCGACCGGCTGGCCGACGTGGCGGCGCAGTGCGAGGCCCAGGGCGCGCAGGCGCTGGCGGTGCCCACCGACGTCAGCCGCGAGGCCGACTGCCGCGCCCTGGTGGACACGGCCGCGCAGCGGTTCGGCGGCATCGACGTGCTGGTGAACAACGCCGGCGTGTCGGCCCACGCCCTGTTCGAGGAGGTCGGCGCCGACGACCTGCACTGGTACCAGGACCTGATGGCCATCAACCTGTGGGGCAGCGTCTGGTGCACCCACGCCGCCCTGCCCCACCTCAAGGCGTCGCGCGGGCGCATCGTCGCCGTCTCGTCGCTGGCGGGCCTGGTCGGCGTGCCGGGGCGCACCGCCTACAGCGCCTCCAAGTTCGCCATGACCGGCTTCTTCGAGGCCCTGCGCACCGAGCTCAAGGCGGCAGGGGTGACGGTCACCATCGCCTACCCGGGCGTGGTGGCCACCGAAACCCGGCGCCGCGGCTGGAACGCGCAGGGCCGGCCAGCCGGCCGCAGCGGCCTGAAGGAGGACGCCGCCATGCCGGTCGACGTCTGCGCCCGGCTCATCCTGGAAGGCCTGCTGGAGCGCCGCCGCGAGGTGGTGATGACGGCCCGCGGCAAGCTCGGCCGCTTCCTGAAGCTGCTGGCGCCGGGCAAGGTCGAGGACATGGCGCTGGCGGCGCTGGCCGCCGAGGCAGGGTCGCGGTGA
- a CDS encoding class I SAM-dependent methyltransferase, translated as MPHGTQEASPWVRRWSDLVPAGGAVLDVACGHGRHVRWFSQLGHPATGIDRDPDAIAAIRGTARAIQADIEGGPWPLPGETFAAVVVTHYLWRALLPTLVASVAPGGVLLYETFAQGNETVGKPSRPDFLLRPGELLEACRGLRVVAYEDGFLDAPERFVQRIAAVREPVGNVPARYPL; from the coding sequence ATGCCGCATGGAACCCAGGAGGCCTCGCCGTGGGTGCGGCGCTGGAGCGACCTCGTGCCGGCCGGCGGCGCCGTGCTGGACGTCGCCTGCGGCCATGGACGCCACGTGCGCTGGTTCTCGCAGCTCGGCCATCCGGCCACCGGCATCGACCGTGACCCCGACGCCATCGCGGCCATTCGGGGCACGGCGCGGGCCATCCAGGCCGACATCGAGGGCGGCCCCTGGCCCCTGCCGGGCGAGACGTTCGCCGCCGTGGTCGTCACCCATTACCTCTGGCGGGCGCTGCTGCCCACCCTGGTCGCCAGCGTGGCCCCCGGGGGCGTACTGCTGTACGAGACGTTCGCCCAGGGCAACGAGACCGTCGGCAAGCCGTCCCGGCCCGATTTCCTGCTGCGCCCGGGCGAACTCCTCGAGGCCTGCCGCGGCCTGCGCGTGGTGGCCTACGAGGACGGTTTCCTCGACGCGCCCGAGCGCTTCGTGCAACGCATCGCCGCGGTTCGCGAGCCGGTCGGGAACGTACCGGCCCGCTACCCGCTCTAG
- the dapA gene encoding 4-hydroxy-tetrahydrodipicolinate synthase has protein sequence MTPITGSIVALATPMHDDGSVDYPTLRKLIDWHVAEGTDCIGVVGTTGESPTVNVEEHQEIIRVSVEQAAGRLPIMAGCGANSTAEAIELARFAKKVGADCQLQVVPYYNKPTQEGQFRHFKAIAEAVGDLPMVLYNVPGRTVADMQHDTVLRLARVPGIVGIKEATGNIERAQWLLREVPKGFAVYSGDDPTAVALMLCGGQGNVSVTANVAPRLMHELCVAAVRGDARQAMELQNRLLPLHRHLFVEANPIPVKWAMARMGLCGPTLRLPMTDLLPANHAVVEGALREAGLLA, from the coding sequence ATGACTCCCATCACCGGCAGCATCGTGGCACTGGCCACCCCGATGCACGACGACGGCAGCGTGGACTACCCCACCCTGCGCAAGCTGATCGACTGGCACGTCGCCGAAGGCACCGACTGCATCGGTGTGGTGGGCACCACCGGCGAATCGCCGACGGTGAACGTCGAGGAGCACCAGGAAATCATCCGCGTGTCGGTCGAGCAGGCCGCCGGGCGCCTGCCCATCATGGCCGGCTGCGGCGCCAACTCCACCGCCGAGGCGATCGAGCTGGCGCGCTTCGCCAAGAAGGTCGGCGCCGACTGCCAGCTGCAGGTGGTGCCCTACTACAACAAGCCGACCCAGGAAGGCCAGTTCCGCCACTTCAAGGCCATCGCCGAAGCGGTGGGCGACCTGCCGATGGTGCTGTACAACGTGCCCGGCCGAACCGTCGCCGACATGCAGCACGACACGGTGCTGCGGCTGGCCCGCGTGCCCGGCATCGTCGGCATCAAGGAGGCCACCGGCAACATCGAGCGCGCGCAATGGCTGCTGCGCGAGGTGCCCAAGGGCTTCGCCGTCTACTCGGGCGACGACCCCACCGCCGTGGCCCTCATGCTGTGCGGCGGCCAGGGCAACGTGAGCGTCACCGCCAACGTGGCGCCGCGCCTCATGCACGAGCTGTGCGTGGCCGCCGTGCGCGGCGACGCGCGCCAGGCGATGGAACTGCAGAACCGGCTGCTGCCGCTGCACCGCCACCTCTTCGTGGAAGCCAACCCGATCCCGGTGAAGTGGGCGATGGCGCGGATGGGCCTGTGCGGCCCGACGCTGCGCCTGCCGATGACGGACCTGCTGCCCGCCAACCATGCCGTGGTCGAGGGCGCATTGCGCGAGGCCGGGCTGCTGGCCTGA
- the bamC gene encoding outer membrane protein assembly factor BamC, whose translation MRIARLAVLATCAGLAACSALDGEKIDYKSATKGATLDVPPDLTQLTRDSRYQVPGGPVSASNYQVGQTVTTVPTAATTLGDVRIERAGNQRWLVVNRPADQLWQPVRDFWQENGFLLVLDQANLGIMETDWAENRAKIPQDFIRNSLGKVFDSLYSSGERDRFRTRMERTPTGATEIYISHRGMQETLTNSSQNTVWQPRPTDPELEAEFLRRLMVKLGVPQEQTKALVATGTPKTTSRVVSEQNTPVVQIDENFDRAWRRVGLALDRTGFTVEDRDRSQGTYFVRYVPPNPDKKEPGFFGKLFGGGEKAEPPVKYRIALKSQGESTTVSVLNAQGAPEASANAQRIVQVIADDLK comes from the coding sequence ATGCGTATTGCAAGACTCGCCGTGCTGGCCACCTGTGCGGGCCTCGCCGCCTGCTCGGCGCTGGATGGCGAGAAGATCGACTACAAGAGCGCCACCAAGGGTGCCACGCTGGACGTGCCGCCCGACCTCACGCAGCTCACGCGCGACTCGCGCTACCAGGTCCCCGGCGGCCCCGTGTCCGCCAGCAACTACCAGGTCGGCCAGACCGTCACCACCGTGCCGACCGCGGCCACCACGCTGGGCGACGTGCGCATCGAGCGCGCCGGCAACCAGCGCTGGCTGGTGGTCAACCGCCCGGCCGACCAGCTGTGGCAGCCGGTGCGCGACTTCTGGCAGGAGAACGGCTTCCTGCTGGTGCTGGACCAGGCCAACCTCGGCATCATGGAGACCGACTGGGCCGAGAACCGCGCCAAGATCCCGCAGGACTTCATCCGCAATTCCCTGGGCAAGGTGTTCGATTCGCTGTACAGCAGCGGCGAGCGCGACCGCTTCCGCACCCGCATGGAGCGCACGCCCACCGGCGCCACCGAGATCTACATCTCGCACCGCGGCATGCAGGAGACGCTGACCAACAGCTCGCAGAACACCGTCTGGCAGCCGCGTCCCACCGACCCCGAACTCGAGGCCGAGTTCCTGCGCCGGCTGATGGTCAAGCTGGGCGTTCCGCAGGAGCAGACCAAGGCCCTGGTCGCGACGGGCACGCCCAAGACCACCTCGCGCGTGGTCAGCGAGCAGAACACGCCGGTCGTGCAGATCGACGAGAACTTCGACCGCGCCTGGCGCCGCGTGGGCCTGGCATTGGATCGCACCGGTTTCACGGTCGAGGACCGCGACCGCAGCCAGGGCACCTATTTCGTCCGCTACGTGCCGCCCAACCCCGACAAGAAGGAGCCGGGCTTCTTCGGCAAGCTGTTCGGGGGCGGCGAGAAGGCGGAGCCGCCGGTGAAGTACCGCATCGCGCTCAAGAGCCAGGGCGAATCGACCACCGTGTCGGTGCTCAACGCCCAGGGTGCGCCGGAGGCTTCGGCCAACGCGCAGCGCATCGTCCAGGTCATCGCCGACGACCTGAAGTAA
- a CDS encoding MBL fold metallo-hydrolase translates to MIRFKSLGSGSTGNATVVQARTEGRLTHLLVDCGLGIRALDKRLGQAGMLAEQIDAIFITHEHADHIGCARKVAMRDRIPIYMSEGTWLGMGQPDFDGLLRLACDSVAIEVGALQVRPFTVPHDAREPLQLACTDGAVTLGVLTDLGHATPHVIEQLAGSTTLLLECNHDRGLLEAGPYPWFLKKRVGGDWGHLANEDAAAIAQAILPRGLRQVVAAHLSEQNNRPELARDALLQALGAAVEIHVADGPSGSCWLDA, encoded by the coding sequence ATGATCCGATTCAAGAGCCTGGGCAGCGGCAGCACGGGCAATGCCACCGTGGTGCAGGCGCGCACCGAAGGCCGTCTCACGCACCTGCTGGTCGACTGCGGCCTGGGCATTCGGGCGCTCGACAAGCGCCTCGGGCAGGCCGGCATGCTGGCCGAGCAGATCGACGCGATCTTCATCACCCACGAGCACGCTGACCACATCGGCTGTGCGCGCAAGGTGGCGATGCGCGACCGCATCCCGATCTACATGAGCGAGGGCACCTGGCTGGGGATGGGACAGCCCGACTTCGACGGCCTGCTGCGACTGGCCTGCGACTCCGTGGCCATCGAGGTCGGCGCGCTGCAGGTGCGACCGTTCACCGTTCCGCACGACGCCCGCGAGCCGCTGCAACTGGCCTGCACCGACGGCGCCGTCACGCTGGGCGTCCTGACCGACCTGGGACATGCCACGCCGCACGTGATCGAGCAGCTGGCCGGCAGCACGACGCTGCTGCTGGAATGCAACCACGACCGCGGCCTGCTGGAGGCCGGCCCCTACCCCTGGTTCCTGAAGAAGCGGGTCGGCGGCGACTGGGGCCACCTGGCCAACGAGGATGCGGCCGCCATCGCGCAGGCCATCCTGCCCCGGGGCCTGCGGCAGGTCGTGGCGGCCCACCTGAGCGAACAGAACAACCGGCCCGAACTTGCCCGCGACGCGCTGCTGCAGGCGCTCGGCGCGGCGGTCGAGATCCACGTCGCCGACGGCCCCAGCGGCAGTTGCTGGCTCGACGCCTGA
- a CDS encoding JmjC domain-containing protein, translating into MDIDTPLPLLGGLTPAQFMRRHWQRKPLLVRNAVPGMKPLLDRAALFDLAGQEGVESRLVSLGQRGWQLRRGPFTRRALPAAAQPRWTLLVQGVDLHVEAAHDLLQQFAFVPQARVDDLMASWASDGGGVGPHFDSYDVFLLQAQGRRRWRWGRQKDLALREGLPLKILDRFEPEDDQVLEPGDMLYLPPRYAHDGIAEGECQTYSIGFRAPARGALARELLERLADDAAEVAGEALYADPRQAAVADAGRIPPELRAFAADALQRALRDPLAIDRALGESLSEPKANVWFEAGPVPRRLRGIVLDRRTRMLYDERHVFVNGESWRAAGADARLMRRLADHRRLDAADVERASEAARELLLAWCEAGWAHGATA; encoded by the coding sequence ATGGACATCGACACACCCTTGCCCCTGCTGGGCGGGCTGACGCCCGCGCAGTTCATGCGCCGCCACTGGCAGCGCAAGCCGCTGCTGGTTCGCAATGCCGTGCCCGGCATGAAGCCCTTGCTCGACCGCGCCGCCCTGTTCGACCTGGCCGGGCAGGAAGGCGTGGAGTCGCGCCTGGTGTCGCTCGGCCAGCGCGGCTGGCAGCTGCGCCGCGGCCCGTTCACGCGCCGCGCGCTGCCCGCCGCCGCGCAGCCCCGCTGGACCCTGCTGGTGCAGGGCGTCGACCTCCACGTCGAGGCGGCGCACGACCTGCTGCAGCAGTTCGCGTTCGTGCCGCAGGCACGGGTGGACGACCTGATGGCCAGCTGGGCCAGCGACGGCGGCGGCGTCGGCCCGCACTTCGACAGCTACGACGTGTTCCTGCTACAGGCCCAGGGCCGGCGCCGTTGGCGCTGGGGCCGGCAGAAGGACCTGGCGCTGCGCGAGGGCCTGCCGCTGAAGATCCTGGACCGCTTCGAGCCGGAGGACGACCAGGTCCTCGAGCCCGGCGACATGCTGTACCTGCCGCCGCGCTATGCGCACGACGGCATCGCCGAGGGCGAGTGCCAGACCTACTCGATCGGGTTCCGGGCGCCGGCGCGCGGCGCGCTGGCGCGCGAGCTGCTGGAGCGGCTGGCCGACGACGCGGCCGAGGTCGCGGGCGAGGCGCTTTACGCCGATCCCCGGCAGGCCGCCGTGGCCGACGCCGGGCGCATCCCGCCGGAGTTGCGCGCCTTCGCGGCCGACGCCCTGCAGCGGGCCCTGCGCGACCCGCTGGCCATCGACCGCGCGCTGGGCGAGTCGCTCAGCGAGCCCAAGGCCAACGTGTGGTTCGAGGCGGGCCCGGTGCCGCGCCGGCTGCGCGGCATCGTCCTGGACCGCCGCACCCGCATGCTGTACGACGAGCGCCACGTGTTCGTCAACGGCGAGAGCTGGCGCGCCGCCGGCGCCGATGCCCGCCTGATGCGCCGCCTGGCCGACCACCGGCGCCTGGACGCCGCCGATGTCGAGCGGGCCAGCGAGGCCGCGCGCGAGCTGCTGCTGGCGTGGTGCGAGGCGGGCTGGGCCCATGGGGCCACGGCATGA
- a CDS encoding FKBP-type peptidyl-prolyl cis-trans isomerase, with product MEVTPQCIVALTWTLKDTLGEELDVLDEPVEFLVGGNDLLAKIEEALQGHEPGDRLDLHLEPEDAFGDYDDQLVFLEQRSLFPADLEEGMTFEGLPAGANPEAPRDVLYTVTEIYPEHVVLDGNHPLAGIALRLRLKVEGVREATEEEIGRGTTGSSFFRVQPT from the coding sequence ATGGAAGTCACCCCCCAATGCATCGTCGCGCTGACGTGGACCCTCAAGGACACGCTGGGCGAGGAACTCGACGTGCTCGACGAGCCGGTGGAGTTCCTGGTCGGCGGCAATGACCTGCTGGCCAAGATCGAGGAAGCCCTGCAGGGCCACGAACCCGGCGACCGGCTCGACCTGCACCTGGAACCCGAGGACGCCTTCGGCGACTACGACGACCAGCTGGTGTTCCTGGAGCAGCGCTCCCTGTTCCCGGCCGACCTCGAGGAAGGCATGACCTTCGAGGGCCTGCCGGCCGGCGCCAATCCCGAGGCGCCGCGCGACGTGCTGTACACGGTCACCGAGATCTATCCCGAGCACGTCGTGCTGGACGGCAACCATCCGCTCGCCGGCATCGCGCTGCGCCTGCGGCTGAAGGTTGAAGGCGTGCGCGAGGCGACGGAGGAAGAGATCGGCCGCGGCACCACCGGCTCCAGCTTCTTCCGCGTCCAGCCGACATGA